The proteins below come from a single Cryptococcus gattii WM276 chromosome D, complete sequence genomic window:
- a CDS encoding uncharacterized protein (Similar to SGTC gene model, INSD accession EAL21244.1): MSRQLLAWETEERKLQSVYDDISLHRIVPAQQTIARYLKKHPKSQPALIINMYIMQKTGAEESVILQVYKQIQALAGPKKEMTGRGVWWCTLTLRNMGRLDLAQQMYQDLYELHPETYQLLEQVFFHSAAAWDVSTMVTSSRKMFNATRDPKWARLAAWAEWIQKAPQPTSSDPFPCSASPNSLKIAQVLLSTTGNTCDTSEIFWLRAQVFLSSDQPGDLLKLARQQAQEGSLARLWWRMETVKAAMARCRKEGQKEWETERKWVAEMLEKDNGSQRNYAFYQYLLLAIQNSTDPDSVQSTVALLKSLTEQIGQKERAPQLAQLEFDMVLHNTKIASEMNISSSLMNDEEWLDQVEQYWNLWGSKGSIVTELIAISRESEKRKAMVVNFLKARAAQQHHDETSFKEVSNAHTILLMEKGADWMPTDEDIEKYWRLYLEGLRYGVNLAKTDVQSSDPIGLLTVNLLLLRWHSSPKNMVPLYKSILCLEKICRESPICMHAHYLLIRLYRLIGAASLIGPHLTALGLSEIQLDNLLHITVERGAIESLVTKNVGIWLSHTDKAVNMYQRTASDFPEYVKECLSNETYSKITSIRHLASSLHNSLSSHVLAIEQARLHVFNSPTVPFPPQLTRRLQKSLKAEVIDLRNWDLIQEIGGKRKLTKDITELGGQPIEDNWVKTMGRFWLAVGEFIKSGEVVDLELEDLDALLDHERALLESGYIVLKAASKALKPSAEIAESEEQEKSLKDIFSENIRICCGDHASRWSLIQSCISLAQLIKITDLVFSRAAEAAKPVKGKKKPTQLSAFIADLRNEIQDFKTSIVELNSRLDAVRSEDEVKWDCLNSLFHEDVYLQDIFDNLINARKAFLDNLKPLLSIKK, from the exons ATGTCCAGGCAGCTCCTTGCATGGGAGACGGAGGAGCGCAAGCTCCAGTCTGTATATG ATGATATCTCCCTTCATCGCATCGTCCCTGCACAACAAACGATCGCCCGCTACCTTAAAAAGCATCCCAAGTCTCAGCCAGCTCTCATCATCAATATGTACATCATGCAGAAAACAGGCGCCGAGGAAAGTGTCATTCTTCAAGTCTACAAGCAAATCCAGGCACTTGCGGGACCTAAGAAGGAAATGACTGGCAGGGGCGTATGGTGGTGTACTCTTACCCTCAGGAACATGGGCAGAT TGGACCTTGCTCAGCAAATGTACCAAGACTTGTATGAACTACATCCAGAAACATACCAACTTCTTGAACAGGTTTTCTTCCATTCGGCAGCCGCTTGGGATGTGTCTACTATGGTGACAAGCAGCCGGAAGATGTTCAATGCTACCCGTGATCCCAAATGGGCCCGACTGGCAGCTTGGGCTGAATGGATCCAG AAAGCCCCTCAACCTACGTCTTCCGACCCTTTCCCATGTTCAGCATCGCCTAACTCTCTGAAAATCGCCCAAGTGCTTCTCTCTACAACAGGAAACACATGCGATACTTCGGAGATCTTTTGGCTTCGCGCCCAGGTTTTTTTATCCAGTGACCAGCCAGGCGATTTGTTGAAGCTGGCCAGACAGCAGGCGCAAGAAGGAAGTTTGGCGAGGCTATggtggaggatggagaCTGTTAAGGCAGCCATGGCAAGATGTaggaaagaagggcagAAAGAGTGGGAGACAGAAAGGAAATGGGTCGCGGAGATGTTGGAAAAAGACAACGGATC ACAGCGCAATTATGCTTTCTACCAATATCTGTTATTGGCTATTCAAAATTCCACTGACCCTGACTCCGTGCAAAGTACTGTTGCTCTACTCAAATCTTTGACCGAGCAGATCGGTCAAAAGGAACGTGCTCCCCAACTCGCCCAGCTGGAGTTCGACATGGTTCTTCACAACACAAAAATCGCTTCCGAGATGAATATCTCTTCTAGTCTCATGAATGACGAGGAATGGCTGGACCAAGTCGAACAGTACTGGAATCTCTGGGGCTCGAAGGGATCGATCGTGACAGAGTTAATAGCGATTTCACGGGAGAGCGAGAAACGAAAGGCGATGGTCGTGAACTTTCTGAAGGCCCGTGCTGCTCAGCAGCACCATGATGAAACCTCCTTCAAGGAAGTGTCAAATGCTCACACCATTCTCCTCATGGAGAAGGGTGCGGACTGGATGCCAACAGATGAAGATATCGAGAAGTACTGGAGACTGTATCTCGAAGGTCTACGATATG GTGTAAATCTTGCGAAGACTGATGTTCAATCATCTGATCCCATTGGTTTGCTTACGGTTAACCTCTTACTCCTCAGGTGGCATTCTTCACCTAAGAACATGGTACCACTATATAAATCTATCCTTTGCTTGGAGAAGATCTGTCGAGAAAGCCCCATATGTATGCACGCGCACTACCTTCTAATCCGTTTATACAGATTGATCG GCGCAGCATCCCTTATAGGTCCGCATCTGACCGCACTCGGCCTCTCCGAGATTCAGCTTGATAATCTTTTGCATATCACTGTCGAACGTGGTGCCATTGAATCCTTAGTGACCAAAAATGTTGGCATCTGGTTAAGTCACACCGATAAAGCCGTCAACATGTACCAGCGTACCGCCTCTGAC TTCCCCGAATACGTTAAAGAATGCCTCAGCAATGAAACCTACTCCAAAATTACATCTATCAGGCATCTCGCCTCCTCTCTCCATAattctctttcctcccaTGTCCTTGCGATTGAGCAAGCCCGCCTCCATGTTTTCAATTCTCCGACTGTGCCTTTCCCTCCCCAACTGACCAGACGTTTGCAAAAATCGTTAAAAGCGGAAGTGATTGATCTGAGGAATTGGGATCTCATTCAAGAAATCGGTGGTAAACGGAAACTCACGAAGGATATCACGGAACTAGGTGGGCAACCCATAGAAGACAACTGGGTGAAGACTATGGGACGATTTTGGCTGGCTGTTGGCGAGTTTATCAAAAGTGGAGAGGTAGTAGACTTGGAGCTCGAAGATTTA GATGCTCTATTAGATCATGAGCGAGCCTTGCTCGAAAGTGGATATATTGTGCTCAAGGCGGCATCCAAGGCACTAAAGCCATCAGCTGAGATTGCCGAATCTGAAGAACAAGAAAAGTCACTCAAAGACATATTCAGTG AAAATATTCGCATCTGCTGTGGTGACCACGCTTCTCGATGGTCATTGATCCAATCCTGTATCTCTCTTGCTCAA CTTATTAAGATCACTGATTTGGTTTTCTCACGCGCGGCGGAAGCCGCTAAGCCTGTCAAAGGCAAGAAGAAACCTACCCAACTTTCAGCTTTCATTGCCGATCTTAGGAACGAAATACAAGACTTCAAGACTAGTATTGTGGAGTTAAACAGCCGACTGGATGCTGTTCGATCAGAGGATGAGGTCAAGTGGGACTGTCTAAACAGCCTGTTCCAC GAGGATGTGTATCTTCAGGATATTTTCGACAACCTTATAAATGCCCGCAAGGCATTTTTGGACAATCTTAAACCATTACTCTCAATCAAAAAGTAA
- a CDS encoding alpha-1,6-mannosyltransferase, putative (Similar to TIGR gene model, XP_570173.1) has product MTLTTLPHPRLLPLILAVLFIIFALSSLLFRDYAPILNPIPNTFVRRERTQNPYSLFGCRGNTISIQTVLDAGARFIAESSEHFDTVGAKRDLGIDIGGNWTLQSYADYLENTWHEFLVPQGSNADHPTLQTAISYTSLLPREQEIETAIPKLIYTTDLLEPQQLPEQFQSWITQNPDWTAMFVEDEQIDTWLEKSLGSKGIKSKAQDELLALKEKWGVVHTASVLPIAQWARNPTVAAIAPLLTAIPQLISIIQDPSQSLLSTISTSEPSLVVAIESDSLSTGANWREQSFTRGIQIVQWTIMANRGHPVLLDVIGMALRKCEEIRQMELNNGEVRKEDVNILDWSGPGAFTDAVFRYLLVRYGFHPTQASGLKEPLKVGDVIIMPVHSFRADASEGFQGAHKVVWHGFFGRWKGKTDK; this is encoded by the exons ATGACACTCACCACCCTTCCACATCCTCGCCTCCTTCCCCTGATCCTCGCCGTTCTATTCATCATATTCGCATTatcctctctcctcttccgcGATTATGCGCCTATTCTTAACCCCATACCTAACACATTCGTCCGGCGCGAGCGAACGCAGAACCCATACTCCCTATTTGGCTGCAGAGGAAATACTATATCAATCCAGACCGTGCTTGATGCTGGCGCCAGATTTATCGCTGAATCAAGTGAACATTTTGATACCGTTGGCGCCAAAAGGGATCTTGGAATAGACATTGGAGGAAATTGGACTTTGCAAAGCTATGCCGATTACTTGGAAAATACCTGGCACGAGTTTCTCGTGCCTCAAGGATCTAATGCCGATCATCCTACGCTCCAAACTGCTATTTCATACACGTCCCTCTTGCCCCGAGAGCAAGAGATTGAGACGGCTATTCCCAAACTCATTTACACTACAGACCTTTTAGAACCTCAACAGCTCCCTGAGCAGTTTCAATCTTGGATTACCCAAAATCCGGACTGGACCGCCATGTTTGTGGAAGACGAGCAGATTGACACTTGGCTGGAAAAAAGCTTGGGTTCTAAGGGGATTAAAAGTAAAGCGCAAGATGAATTGTTGGCTTTGAAGGAAAAGTGGGGCGTGGTTC ATACAGCTAGTGTCCTTCCCATCGCCCAGTGGGCCCGTAATCCCACCGTCGCTGCAATTGCTCCGCTCCTTACGGCCATCCCACAATTAATATCCATCATTCAAGATCCCTCTCAGTCACTTCTTTCAACCATTTCAACCTCTGAACCCTCACTGGTTGTTGCGATTGAATCCGATTCGTTATCCACCGGAGCGAACTGGAGAGAACAGTCTTTCACAAGAGGTATTCAAATCGTCCAATGGACAATCATGGCCAACAGGGGACATCCCGTTCTGCTGGATGTGATCGGAATGGCGCTGAGAAAGTGTGAAGAAATAAGGCAGATGGAATTAAATAATGGTGAGGTtaggaaggaagatgtGAACATATTGGACTGGTCAGGTCCCGGTGCATT CACCGATGCTGTTTTTCGATACCTTCTCGTTCGTTACGGATTTCATCCAACCCAGGCATCAGGTCTCAAGGAGCCATTAAAAGTCGGAGATGTGAT CATCATGCCCGTTCATTCTTTCAGAGCTGATGCTTCAGAAGGGTTTCAAGGGGCCCATAAAGTGGTATGGCACGG ATTTtttggaagatggaaaggCAAAACAGATAAATAA
- a CDS encoding 6-phosphogluconolactonase, putative (Similar to TIGR gene model, INSD accession AAW42865.1), whose amino-acid sequence MPPQPPAPPVFYSFPDTEVLVDSLANFVVKAQRDAVDKRGKFTIALSRGSLAANLRGLVGQQNVQWDKWEVFFVDEAAVPLEDEDSNYHSNYLSFLSHVPIPREQIHTIDVTQLDDLEELADQYEKQLVNHFAASNAARYPTFDLMLLGIGPDGETASLFPGHEILSEKDAWVSFIDDAPRGPARRITMTFPVLNHCYRAVFVATGKEKIEMLHTILDQPEAGLPCSRVRPASPGLVFWFADADAASATQYPPTTFRWIDNEKEAQEAVDAAKRRAAKKLAEADSEAEGLKASV is encoded by the exons ATGCCCCCCCAGCCACCAGCACCTCCCGTCTTCTACAGTTTCCCGGACACAGAAGTCCTCGTTG ACTCACTCGCCAACTTCGTCGTCAAGGCTCAGCGGGATGCCGTTGATAAGCGAGGAAAATTCACAATCGCTCTCTCTCGTGGATCACTTGCCGCCAATCTGAGAGGATTGGTCGGACAGCAGAATGTACAGTGGGACAAGTG GGAGGTCTTCTTTGTCGATGAGGCCGCCGTTCCTcttgaggatgaagattCCAACTACCATTCAAACTACCTTTCGTTTCTTTCCCATGTACCCATTCCTAGGGAGCAGATTCATACCATCGATGTCACCCAACTTGACGACCTCGAGGAGTTGGCAGACCAGTACGAGAAACAACTTGTCAACCACTTTGCTGCCTCAAACGCTGCAAGGTATCCTACCTTTGACCTGATGCTGCTGGGTATAGGCCCAGACGGTGAGACGGCGAGTCTATTCCCGGGGCATGAAATCCTGAGCGAGAAAGACGCATGGGTCAGCTTTATCGATGACGCGCCGCGAGGACCCGCAAGGAGAATCACTATGAC TTTCCCTGTCTTGAACCACTGCTATAGGGCTGTCTTCGTGGCTACCggcaaggagaagattgagaTGCTACATACCATTCTTGATCAGCCTGAAGCTGGACTTCCTTGCTCACGCGTCCGACCTGC CTCTCCCGGTCTTGTATTTTGGTTTGCCGATGCAGACGCCGCTTCTGCAACTCAGTACCCTCCGACCACTTTCCGATGGATTGATAATGAGAAGGAAGCCCAAGAGGCAGTCGATGCTGCAAAGCGCAGAGCCGCCAAAAAATTGGCAGAGGCCGACAGTGAGGCAGAGGGACTTAAGGCAAGTGTATAG
- a CDS encoding mRNA polyadenylation-related protein, putative (Similar to TIGR gene model, INSD accession AAW42864.1), with protein MSTVFYRWGAGRDESRVTFDGTHISVFDLKREIILNNKMGNGKDFDLSIYDNVTGEELKDDNQQIPRSSSLVARRLPPSLGKGRGSAADYIAGTAAAEALTGDHRVESHARQAMLDKNLTKGVRSAGGTYGSLSKRFDGKEEKPAEKVQVSTGDKDEDAKIQAILAQGAETWEQMQEDMSAGYRAPGARAARANKPSGSAVAGASQKYDFSLGPEKEPPVGYICYRCGQKGHWIQNCPENDDPAAAERKRFVRVTGIPRSFLKTVETPIGAEGSSGGAMLTADGGFVKAVPDQRQWQKQAAVKPRALTGADVRDQEPLEADLTCPLCKKLVWEAVRTPCCSTAFCEECVQTYLVDHDFECPHCESKVPSLDRLKPDEDLRKRSRIYVDHELQKNKDAKGENADADVKEEGENDKNSGGSEEGSLTPKEQSKNQILGADGQPLNSDLLDPHMIQNYLFGAKKMLLNPDLNPAARALLTTQMQTLQANLLQMQMMAMMNGMGMGVGLPLMGGQSNVGGGQNGIGMNGAIDNTMAMRGRPGFRGGFRGRGMATGQGFQRAPLGPAVQGGLGVGMVNRLNVPGKRGAEVEMGGEVKQPRTGV; from the exons ATGTCGACAGTCTTTTATCGCTGGGGTGCTGGTCGAGATGAGTCCCGTGTCACTTTCGACGGCACTCACATCTCCGTGTTTGATCTGAAGAGAGAGATTATCTTAAACAATAAGATGGGCAATGGCAAAGACTTCGATCTCAGCATCTACGATAATGTCACTGGAGAGG AACTCAAAGATGATAATCAGCAAATTCCTCGATCGTCCTCACTCGTCGCTCGCcgtcttcctccatctttGGGAAAAGGTCGTGGTTCCGCAGCAGATTATATTGCTGGTACGGCTGCAGCCGAAGCTCTTACAGGTGATCACCGTGTAGAGTCCCACGCACGTCAAGCCATGCTCGACAAGAATTTGACAAAAGGTGTTAGAAGTGCCGGAGGCACATACGGTAGTTTAAGCAAGAGATTTGATggaaaggaggagaagCCTGCGGAAAAGGTTCAAGTGTCCACTGGCGATAAAGACGAAGATGCTAAGATTCAAGCAATTTTGGCACAAGGTGCAGAGACCTGGGAGCAAATGCAGGAAGACATGTCAGC CGGCTATCGAGCCCCAGGAGCAAGGGCTGCACGAGCAAACAAGCCTTCCGGATCAGCAGTTGCCGGTGCTAGTCAGAAATATGACTTTAGCCTTGGACCCGAAAAGGAACCACCGGTCGGCTATATCTGTTATCGTTGCGGCCAGAAAGGGCACTGGATTCAAAATTGTCCCGAAAATGATGACCCTGCTGCCGCTGAGCGCAAGCGTTTTGTCCGAGTCACTGGTATTCCCAGGAGTTTCCTCAAGACTGTAGAAACACCTATCGGAGCCGAAGGTTCTTCTGGCGGTGCAATGCTTACAGCCGATGGTGGATTTGTCAAGGCTGTACCAGACCAAAGGCAATGGCAAAAGCAAGCAGCGGTCAAGCCTCGTGCCCTGACTGGTGCGGATGTGAGAGATCAAGAACCCCTGGAGGCAGACTTAACCTGTCCATTATGTAAAAAATTGGTTTGGGAGGCTGTCAGGACGCCTTGCTGCAGTACCGCTTTTTGTGAAGAATGTGTCCAGACATATCTGGTGGATCACGATTTCGAATGCCCGCATTGCGAAAGCAAAGTTCCAAGTCTCGATAGACTGAAGCCGGATGAGGACCTGCGCAAAAGATCCAGAATCTATGTGGACCACGAGTTACAAAAAAATAAAGATGCAAAGGGCGAGAATGCGGATGCGGATGTcaaggaggaaggtgaAAACGATAAAAACTCCGGTGGT TCTGAGGAAGGTTCTTTAACGCCTAAAGAGCAATCCAAGAATCAGATTCTAGGCGCTGATGGTCAGCCACTTAATTCGGATCTACTCGATCCTCATATGATCCAGAACTATCTCTTTGGA GCTAAGAAGATGCTTCTCAACCCGGACCTCAACCCTGCCGCCCGAGCACTGTTGACAACACAAATGCAGACTCTCCAGGCGAATTTGCTTCAAATGCAGATGATGGCCATGATGAACGGCATGGGCATGGGTGTTGGTTTACCCTTGATGGGAGGGCAAAGTAACGTCGGAGGCGGCCAGAATGGAATAGGAATGAACGGAGCAATAGATAATACTATGGCCATGCGAGGGAGACCAGGATTCAGAGGGGGGTTCAGAGGCAGAGGAATGGCCACTGGACAGGGATTTCAAAGAGCTCCTCTAGGACCTGCCGTTCAAGGTGGTTTGGGCGTGGGGATGGTGAATAGGCTCAATGTACCTGGCAAGAGAGGGGCAGAAGTAGAGATGGGAGGAGAGGTGAAGCAGCCCAGAACTGGAGTATAA
- a CDS encoding Hypothetical Protein (Similar to TIGR gene model, INSD accession AAW43257.1) has product MPPGPCPSQSMIRRFSALHESGSGSPSYQQPDDLRLRQLFTPELEDVHLLSDVETDVPRDARTDSSFINPIVRSARQMPASSLSMSPKHVDFKESCVLSASMIREQSPKRTVSSFTGNEEATPEESVIRLADPSEQVLDSKSTESRATSTFMDDERASHFDASSNGHNIMTPAGPQTPIPTHSHQSPTDVSGHSHSQLRDTPPAIEQLRPFTKTGHAGPYMGKRVNQWTEWSSSLEPGTLIDFMSELDKVWDGGRVRHLIRHQESLIWIQHHLSHKRRFLACCWNRWVHQKGPIPAYNKAGYLKLWLDSYGVIMSRAKLSYEVKDYLHLHFQNKHILLTDYIGACQYWNRLRGSYFGELGSET; this is encoded by the exons ATGCCACCAGGACCTTGCCCAAGCCAGTCAATGATTAGGAGGTTCTCAGCTCTTCATGAGTCCGGTTCTGGGTCGCCCTCTTACCAACAGCCGGATGACCTCCGACTTCGCCAGTTGTTCACGCCAGAGCTGGAAGATGTTCATCTCTTGTCTGACGTTGAAACTGATGTTCCGAGAGATGCGCGGACAGACTCGTCCTTCATAAATCCCATTGTAAGGTCGGCCCGGCAAATGccagcttcttctctttccatGTCTCCGAAACATGTTGACTTCAAAGAATCTTGCGTTTTGTCTGCGTCCATGATCCGTGAACAGTCGCCGAAACGAACCGTTTCATCCTTCACAGGAAATGAAGAAGCCACTCCAGAGGAGAGCGTCATACGGCTAGCCGATCCGTCAGAGCAGGTTTTGGACTCGAAGTCTACAGAATCAAGGGCCACTTCAACTTTCATGGATGACGAGCGTGCTTCTCATTTTGATGCTTCAAGCAATGGTCACAATATTATGACTCCGGCTGGGCCACAGACGCCTATACCTACCCACTCTCATCAATCACCAACAGACGTTTCGGGTCATTCTCATTCTCAACTTCGTGATACCCCGCCAGCTATTGAACAACTCCGTCCTTTCACTAAGACTGGTCATGCTGGCCCTTACATGGGTAAACGAGTAAATCAGTGGACTGAGTGGAGCTCCTCATTAGAACCGGGCACTTTGATAGACTTTATGAGTGAACTGGACAAGGTATGGGATGGAGGGCGAGTTCGACATTTGATTAGACATCAAGAG TCCTTGATTTGGATACAGCATCAT CTTTCCCATAAACGACGATTCTTAGCTTGTTGCTGGAATCGGTGGGTACATCAAAAAGG TCCGATACCAGCGTATAACAAGGCAGGGTACTTAAAGCTTTGGCTGGACAGCTATGGGGTCATAATGAGCCGCGCAAAATTGTCCTATGAGGTCAAGGACTACCTGCAT CTTCATTTTCAGAATAAACATATTTTATTAACAGATTACATTGGTGCCTGTCAATACTGGAATCGTCTTAGAGGATCTTATTTTGGTGAGCTAGGTAGTGAGACTTGA
- a CDS encoding uncharacterized protein (Similar to SGTC gene model, INSD accession EAL21238.1), whose amino-acid sequence MQLPVPSSTITHLPSRHHVIYSCSPPPANRICMHGFRAARKRASNWQADTDDSNVESEEDELELEGSSSLRPAGRTVPPGRITSGSRLSASQPNYISSPTAEDTSSVSFGTPESSSELTPSLTEEAYHPDLQRYKRMADTALLPSPKRPCIHFGESSISSTLPNVNSVDSKPRNLSLAGPQKKAARKKAMDLVIDLTALDSDDDSTIIGSFDANEDDAAERGQEDGAVYESTYQPGCHTGSLAFDDGEESDEAEIEVIYLRNGTVKEKEGNVVNESARRVSPSRRARWSHLRSSSAAADSADECNRGPKRIYLAKE is encoded by the exons ATGCAGCTCCCGGTCCCTAGCTCGACAATCACCCATTTGCCCTCGAGACATCATGTTATCTACAGCTGCTCTCCGCCTCCAGCCAATCGAATTTGCATGCACGGCTTCAGAGCCGCTCGAAAAAGAGCATCAAATTGGCAAGCAGACACCGACGATTCCAACGTTGAGagtgaagaggatgagTTGGAACTAGAGGGCTCAAGTTCTTTGCGACCTGCTGGAAGGACAGTGCCCCCGGGAAGGATTACCTCCGGATCAAGGCTTTCGGCATCTCAACCAAACTACATCAGCTCTCCAACTGCTGAGGATACCTCTTCGGTCTCGTTCGGTACGCCTGAGTCGTCAAGTGAGCTGACACCGTCCCTTACTGAGGAAGCATACCATCCCGATCTTCAACGTTACAAACGTATGGCTGACACCGCTCTTCTGCCGTCCCCCAAACGTCCTTGCATCCACTTCGGAGAATCTTCTATATCGTCGACACTTCCAAATGTCAATAGCGTTGACAGCAAGCCTCGGAATCTAAGTCTAGCCGGCCCTCAGAAGAAGGCAGCTAGAAAGAAAGCCATGGATTTGGTTATCGATCTGACAGCCCTGGACAGCGATGATGATAGTACAATCATTGGCAGCTTCGATGCAAATGAGGATGATGCAGCTGAAAGAGGCCAAGAAGATGGTGCTGTTTACGAGTCTACATATCAGCCTGGATGCCATACGGGAAGCCTAGCATTtgatgatggagaagagtCTGATGAGGCGGAGATTGAGGTCATATACTTGAGGAATGGGACTgtcaaggaaaaggagggTAACGTGGTCAATGAATCGGCTCGCCGGGTTTCCCCATCAA GAAGGGCCCGGTGGTCCCACCTTAGAAGCAGTTCAGCTGCAGCCGATTCTGCAGACGAGTGCAACCGGGGACCAAAAAGGATCTATCTCGCAAAAGAATAG
- a CDS encoding uncharacterized protein (Similar to TIGR gene model, INSD accession AAW43215.1), whose translation MTTDIPTQPLKTTKQTHPDLPPGLILGPDGKPCKVCNSWQDWAKIKVKKKAVGGGDNTEKKNVSGSGTAVGMAGFASMLAGAGASNAQSTSPPLNQTPERSNCPPDTAELGRSTWTFLHTTAAYYPINAPPQTQSNMLNLLSSLSLLYPCSWCATDFQKDMRRHPPDVSGRESLMKWLCERHNEVNEKLGKEKFGCDIKNLDVRWKDGPDDGSCD comes from the coding sequence ATGACGACAGACATCCCCACGCAACCCCTCAAAACCACTAAACAAACGCACCCCGATCTACCTCCGGGCCTCATCCTCGGCCCTGATGGCAAACCATGCAAAGTCTGCAACTCGTGGCAAGACTGGGCCAAGATCAAAgtcaagaagaaggctgtCGGTGGTGGAGATAATACAGAGAAGAAAAATGTTTCTGGGTCAGGGACAGCAGTCGGCATGGCGGGATTCGCCAGCATGTTGGCTGGTGCAGGCGCCTCAAATGCTCAGTCTACCAGCCCACCGTTAAATCAAACGCCTGAGCGGTCAAATTGTCCGCCTGACACCGCAGAGCTTGGCCGGTCTACCTGGACTTTTCTCCATACCACCGCTGCCTATTATCCGATCAACGCGCCCCCACAAACCCAGTCTAATATGCTTAATCTCCTCTCTTCACTCTCTTTGCTTTATCCCTGCTCGTGGTGCGCCACGGACTTCCAAAAGGATATGCGTCGACATCCGCCCGATGTTAGTGGGAGAGAAAGTCTGATGAAATGGCTCTGTGAGAGACATAACGAAGTTAATGAAAAATTGGGAAAAGAGAAATTTGGATGCGATATCAAAAATTTGGATGTGAGATGGAAAGACGGGCCGGACGATGGTAGCTGCGATTAA
- a CDS encoding prenyltransferase, putative (Similar to TIGR gene model, XP_570170.1): MHSLASILIHRLFSIATSVILFLLSLGPIPQHVAFVMDGNRRYARELGQQVESGHTEGFNALRRTLEICLRLRIRAVSIYAFAIDNFSRSEKEVGALMNLAKQRLTELCQHGDLLEEYGVKIRFIGQLDLLPPDVLQAVRDMEAMTQGNKNDITAKDVFDSLGVSKAINTVDKSLFVNPEEPEKLDILVRTSDVKRLSDFMMWQACDDTQLHFVKTYWPEFGLSDMLPILLGWQQKVWMRKLGWC; this comes from the exons ATGCACTCCCTCGCCTCCATCCTCATACACCGCCTCTTCTCCATCGCCACTTCCGTTattctcttcctcctctccctcgGACCCATCCCGCAACATGTCGCCTTCGTCATGGACGGCAATAGACGATATGCCAGAGAACTCGGTCAGCAAGTTGAGAGCGGCCATACAGAAGGGTTTAACGCCCTCAGAAGA ACCCTTGAGATATGCCTGCGATTGAGAATAAGAGCAGTGTCGATATACGCCTTTGCCATAGACAACTTTAGCAGGTCAGAAAAGGAAGTCGGTGCTTTGATGAATCTCGCCAAGCAACGTCTTACAGAGCTGTGTCAACATGG AGACCTACTGGAAGAGTATGGCGTCAAGATACGCTTTATAGGCCAACTTGACTTGCTGCCGCCAGATGTGCTCCAAGCCGTCCGTGACATGGAGGCTATGACGCAGGGTAACAAAAA CGATATCACAGCTAAGGATGTGTTCGATTCGCTGGGAGTGTCTAAAGCAATCAACACTGTGGATAAGAGTTTATTTGTCAATCCTGAAGAGCCGGAAAAACTTGATATACTCGTCAGAACATCAGATGTCAAAAGACTAAGCGATTTCATGATGTGGCAG GCTTGTGACGATACTCAGCTACACTTTGTCAAAACTTACTGGCCAGAGTTTGGATTATCAGATATGTTACCAATTCTTCTTGGATGGCAACAAAAGGTGTGGATGCGGAAACTTGGTTGGTGCTAG